One segment of Acidovorax sp. DW039 DNA contains the following:
- the fabA gene encoding 3-hydroxyacyl-[acyl-carrier-protein] dehydratase FabA, with product MADSFSYEQLIASGEGRLFNADSGRLPLPPMLMFDRITHIDSDGGAHGLGKIRAELDVKPDLWFFACHFQGDPVMPGCLGLDAMWQLIGFYLTWLQLPGRGRALGAGEVKFTGEVGPDVKLVTYEIDIKRVIKRKLVMAIGDARLLADGKEIYVANDLRVGLFMREGEGKDAA from the coding sequence ATGGCAGATTCCTTTTCCTATGAACAACTGATCGCCTCGGGCGAGGGACGGCTGTTCAACGCCGACAGCGGGCGTCTGCCGCTGCCACCCATGCTGATGTTTGACCGCATCACGCACATCGACAGCGATGGGGGGGCGCACGGCTTGGGAAAGATCCGCGCTGAGCTGGACGTCAAGCCAGACCTCTGGTTCTTTGCCTGCCATTTCCAGGGCGATCCCGTGATGCCCGGTTGCCTGGGCCTGGATGCCATGTGGCAACTGATCGGTTTTTACCTGACCTGGCTGCAACTGCCTGGCCGTGGCCGCGCATTGGGCGCGGGTGAGGTCAAGTTCACCGGCGAGGTGGGGCCTGATGTCAAGCTCGTCACGTACGAAATCGACATCAAGCGCGTGATCAAGCGCAAGCTGGTCATGGCGATTGGCGATGCCCGCCTGCTGGCCGATGGCAAAGAAATCTATGTGGCCAATGACCTGCGCGTGGGCCTGTTCATGCGCGAGGGCGAGGGCAAGGACGCAGCATGA
- a CDS encoding LysR family transcriptional regulator has translation MNLRQLEVFQAVLQTGNMSAAARLLCITPSAVSKAIAHTELQLGYRLFLRTPSGLTPTPEAQVLATESTGIYRQLDALKRTARNLAASDSGDVRLAAIPSITHEFLPRLLHHHAAQHPQVGVEVRTIHQDQMTQALLTRSVDFGLGFYKHPHPQVASDLLVSGQLFLAVAASVWGQAPRTASPGARLAQVPVIRLVGDDPMRQSIDEIAQRLGSPAGPGIQVQTSRLALDLVRLGMGWTVVDFLTARGLDPAQMVTLELHELAPMSLYSYQARAFAPSLQATRMLAMLPRLLHEALQPHTKPGKR, from the coding sequence ATGAATCTGCGCCAACTGGAAGTCTTTCAGGCCGTGCTTCAGACGGGCAACATGAGTGCCGCTGCCCGCCTGCTGTGCATCACCCCGTCTGCGGTCAGCAAGGCCATTGCGCACACCGAACTGCAACTGGGCTATCGCCTGTTTCTGCGCACCCCTTCGGGGTTGACGCCCACCCCGGAAGCCCAGGTGCTGGCGACCGAGTCCACGGGCATCTACCGCCAGCTCGATGCCCTCAAGCGCACAGCGCGCAATCTGGCGGCCAGTGATTCAGGGGATGTGCGCCTGGCGGCGATTCCGTCTATCACCCACGAGTTCTTGCCGCGCCTGCTGCACCACCACGCGGCGCAGCACCCGCAAGTCGGCGTGGAAGTGCGCACCATTCACCAGGACCAGATGACGCAAGCCTTGCTCACCCGCAGCGTGGACTTTGGGCTGGGCTTTTACAAGCACCCGCACCCGCAAGTCGCCAGCGACCTGCTGGTGAGCGGCCAGCTTTTTCTGGCCGTGGCGGCATCGGTGTGGGGGCAGGCACCCCGCACAGCAAGCCCTGGTGCACGCCTGGCGCAGGTGCCCGTAATACGGCTGGTGGGCGACGATCCCATGCGCCAGTCGATTGACGAGATTGCCCAACGGCTCGGGTCCCCCGCGGGGCCAGGCATTCAGGTGCAGACCTCGCGCCTGGCGCTGGACTTGGTGCGCCTGGGCATGGGCTGGACGGTGGTGGATTTTTTGACGGCGCGCGGGCTGGACCCTGCGCAGATGGTGACGCTGGAGCTGCACGAGCTGGCACCCATGTCGCTGTACAGCTACCAGGCCCGGGCTTTTGCGCCCAGCCTGCAGGCCACCCGTATGCTCGCCATGCTGCCACGCCTGCTGCACGAGGCGCTGCAACCCCACACCAAACCGGGCAAACGATGA
- the glyS gene encoding glycine--tRNA ligase subunit beta — MTTQNLLVELFVEELPPKALQKLGDAFATVLGDQLKAQGLASAASVVTPFASPRRLAAHVSAVADKAADKAVQQKLMPVTVGLDASGNATPALLKKLQALGADVSNPAAAVAALKRAQDGKAEALFYDSVVPGATLQAGLQKALDEAIAKLPIPKVMSYQLETDCELPGWTSVNFVRPAHGLVALHGSTVVPVKALGLTAGNSTQGHRFEAAVSPVVLADADSYAATLQKDGAVIASFAERKAEIARQLAAAAAKVGNGARPIEDEALLDEVTALVERPNVVICQFEEQFLGVPQECLILTMKANQKYFPLLDAAGKLTNKFLVVSNISPEDTSFVTGGNERVVRPRLADAKFFFDQDRKKTLASRVEGLSKVVYHNKLGTQGERVERVRAIAKAIATQLGDAALVADADQAALLAKTDLVTDMVGEFPELQGIMGGYYALNDGLGETVANAIEDHYKPRFAGDALPRNTAGVVVALADKLETLVGMFGIGNLPTGDRDPFALRRHALGVIRMLVEKDLPLDLNALLAGAVPAFGDKITDASAQLADFIYDRLAGSLREQGYSAQEVDAVLALRPQRLALVEKQLAAVRAFAALPEAPALAAANKRVGNILKKAEVEGPVDAHVNPALLQEQAEKDLFTALQRFVPEANAQFDAGDYTASLQTLAVLRAPVDAFFDDVMVNAEQMDLRLNRQGLLKTLHEAMNRVADLSRLAA, encoded by the coding sequence ATGACTACCCAAAACCTCCTCGTTGAACTGTTTGTGGAAGAGCTGCCCCCCAAGGCACTCCAGAAACTGGGCGATGCCTTCGCCACCGTGCTGGGCGACCAGCTCAAGGCCCAGGGGCTGGCCAGCGCCGCCTCGGTGGTCACGCCTTTTGCTTCGCCCCGCCGCCTGGCTGCGCACGTTAGCGCTGTGGCTGACAAGGCCGCCGACAAGGCCGTGCAGCAAAAGCTGATGCCCGTGACCGTGGGCCTGGACGCCAGCGGCAACGCCACCCCCGCGCTGCTCAAAAAGCTGCAGGCGCTGGGTGCCGATGTGTCCAACCCCGCAGCCGCCGTAGCCGCGCTCAAGCGTGCCCAGGACGGCAAGGCCGAAGCCCTGTTTTACGACAGCGTAGTGCCCGGTGCCACGCTGCAAGCCGGTCTGCAAAAGGCCTTGGACGAAGCGATTGCCAAGCTGCCGATTCCCAAGGTGATGAGCTATCAGCTCGAAACCGATTGCGAGCTGCCCGGCTGGACCAGCGTGAACTTTGTGCGCCCCGCACACGGCCTCGTGGCGCTGCATGGCAGCACCGTGGTGCCCGTGAAGGCGCTGGGCCTCACGGCTGGCAATAGCACCCAAGGCCACCGCTTTGAAGCCGCTGTGTCCCCCGTGGTATTGGCAGATGCCGATAGCTATGCCGCTACGCTGCAAAAAGACGGCGCGGTGATTGCCTCTTTTGCCGAGCGCAAGGCTGAGATTGCCCGCCAGCTGGCCGCTGCCGCCGCCAAGGTCGGCAACGGTGCCCGCCCCATCGAAGACGAAGCCCTGCTGGACGAAGTGACCGCGCTGGTCGAGCGCCCCAATGTCGTCATCTGCCAGTTTGAAGAGCAGTTCCTGGGTGTGCCGCAGGAGTGCCTGATCCTCACGATGAAGGCCAACCAGAAGTACTTTCCGCTGCTGGACGCAGCAGGCAAGCTGACCAACAAGTTCCTGGTGGTCAGCAACATCAGCCCCGAAGACACCAGCTTTGTGACCGGCGGCAACGAGCGCGTGGTGCGCCCGCGTCTGGCCGATGCCAAGTTCTTTTTTGATCAGGACCGCAAGAAGACACTGGCCTCGCGCGTCGAGGGCCTCTCCAAGGTCGTGTACCACAACAAGCTGGGCACGCAGGGCGAGCGTGTGGAGCGCGTGCGCGCCATCGCCAAGGCCATTGCCACACAACTCGGTGACGCCGCTTTGGTGGCCGATGCCGACCAAGCCGCTTTGCTGGCCAAGACCGACCTCGTGACCGACATGGTGGGCGAGTTCCCCGAGCTGCAGGGCATCATGGGTGGCTACTACGCCCTGAACGATGGCCTGGGCGAGACTGTGGCAAACGCCATTGAAGACCACTACAAGCCCCGCTTTGCGGGCGACGCGCTGCCGCGCAACACGGCAGGTGTGGTGGTGGCCCTGGCCGACAAGCTCGAAACCCTGGTGGGCATGTTCGGCATTGGCAACCTGCCCACGGGCGACCGCGACCCGTTCGCACTGCGCCGTCATGCGCTGGGCGTGATCCGCATGCTGGTCGAGAAAGACCTGCCACTGGATTTGAACGCGCTGCTGGCCGGTGCCGTGCCCGCCTTTGGCGACAAGATCACCGACGCATCGGCGCAGCTTGCCGACTTCATCTACGACCGCCTCGCAGGCAGCCTGCGCGAGCAGGGCTACAGCGCGCAAGAAGTGGACGCCGTGCTGGCCCTGCGCCCACAGCGTCTGGCCCTGGTCGAGAAGCAACTGGCGGCAGTGCGCGCCTTTGCCGCCTTGCCCGAAGCCCCTGCACTGGCAGCCGCCAACAAGCGCGTGGGCAACATCCTGAAAAAGGCCGAGGTCGAAGGCCCCGTGGATGCGCATGTGAACCCCGCGCTGCTTCAGGAACAGGCCGAGAAGGACTTGTTTACCGCGCTGCAGCGCTTTGTGCCTGAGGCCAATGCACAGTTTGACGCGGGCGACTACACCGCCAGCCTGCAGACCCTGGCTGTGCTGCGCGCACCGGTGGATGCGTTCTTTGACGATGTGATGGTGAACGCCGAGCAGATGGACCTGCGCCTGAACCGCCAAGGCCTGCTCAAGACGCTGCACGAAGCCATGAACCGCGTGGCCGACCTGTCGCGTCTGGCGGCCTGA
- the lnt gene encoding apolipoprotein N-acyltransferase, with protein sequence MAGRRHPDRGLVAVSDLLWSALAGGAQAASLALPGSGQPVWWLQCLSMVMLAALLQRPQGGWHRAALLGFVFAWAWLGGTFWWLFISLHTYGGLAAVLAVAAVAGLAAFLALYYAAASAVFCRLVPMNKALAAIIFAALWMLADLARGTWFTGFPWGAGGYAHVEGPLSALPRYIGVYGTGAVSAGLAMALVQLQWRDARRAGPWLAALLLAALGVGATLDRHCAVQLCHTPSQAPAPPLGMALLQGNIPQDEKFEQGSGVPLALRWYAEQLKAETASLVVAPETAIPLLPQQLIPGYLEGLQARYTQGPQAALVGIPLGSERQGYTNSVVGWRPSEVPAAAAPQYVYNKHHLVPFGEFIPPLFKWFTEMLNIPLGDFNRGTVGQPSFAWAGQRIAPNICYEDLFGEELAARFVNPAEAPTILVNFSNIGWFGNTLAIDQHLNISRMRALELERPMVRATNTGATAIIDHRGVVTHLLERHTRGVLRGEVHGRGAGVSVGPAITPFAWWASRWGLAPLWGLALVVVLGAWLARARSAQSSKRRSPLPFGME encoded by the coding sequence ATGGCGGGGCGCCGACACCCGGACCGCGGCTTGGTTGCGGTCTCTGACCTGCTTTGGTCTGCGCTGGCGGGCGGGGCGCAAGCGGCTTCGCTGGCACTGCCTGGCTCGGGTCAGCCCGTTTGGTGGCTGCAGTGCCTTTCGATGGTCATGCTGGCGGCCTTGCTGCAGCGCCCGCAAGGCGGCTGGCACCGCGCTGCGCTGCTGGGCTTTGTATTCGCCTGGGCCTGGCTGGGGGGCACGTTCTGGTGGCTTTTCATCTCGCTGCATACCTACGGTGGGCTGGCAGCGGTGCTGGCGGTGGCTGCGGTGGCCGGTCTCGCCGCATTTTTGGCGCTGTATTACGCCGCTGCTTCTGCTGTTTTTTGCCGTTTAGTGCCCATGAATAAAGCGCTGGCAGCTATTATTTTTGCAGCACTGTGGATGCTGGCCGATCTGGCGCGGGGCACCTGGTTCACCGGCTTTCCGTGGGGGGCTGGGGGGTATGCCCATGTGGAAGGGCCCTTGTCGGCGCTGCCTCGCTACATCGGCGTGTACGGCACCGGGGCGGTTTCTGCGGGCCTTGCCATGGCCCTTGTCCAACTGCAGTGGCGCGATGCCCGGCGTGCAGGCCCCTGGCTGGCGGCGCTGCTGCTAGCGGCGCTGGGTGTGGGCGCAACGCTGGACCGTCACTGCGCCGTGCAGCTTTGCCACACGCCCTCGCAGGCTCCTGCGCCCCCTTTGGGGATGGCTTTGTTGCAGGGCAATATTCCCCAGGACGAGAAATTTGAGCAGGGCAGTGGCGTACCGCTGGCCCTGCGCTGGTATGCCGAACAACTCAAGGCAGAAACGGCCTCTTTGGTCGTGGCTCCGGAAACCGCCATTCCGCTGCTGCCCCAGCAACTGATTCCGGGCTATCTGGAAGGACTGCAAGCCCGTTACACCCAGGGGCCGCAGGCGGCGCTGGTGGGTATTCCGCTGGGCAGTGAACGGCAGGGCTATACCAATTCCGTGGTCGGCTGGCGTCCTTCCGAGGTGCCTGCGGCGGCAGCGCCCCAGTACGTCTACAACAAGCATCATCTGGTGCCTTTTGGTGAGTTCATCCCGCCGCTGTTCAAGTGGTTCACCGAGATGCTGAACATCCCCCTGGGCGACTTCAACCGTGGCACCGTGGGGCAGCCGTCGTTTGCGTGGGCGGGGCAGCGCATTGCCCCCAACATCTGCTACGAAGACTTGTTTGGCGAGGAGTTGGCCGCCCGGTTTGTGAACCCCGCCGAGGCACCGACGATTCTGGTGAACTTCAGCAACATTGGCTGGTTTGGCAACACGCTGGCCATTGACCAGCACCTCAACATCAGCCGCATGCGCGCTCTGGAGCTGGAGCGACCCATGGTACGCGCTACCAATACGGGGGCCACCGCCATCATCGACCACCGGGGTGTGGTCACGCACCTGCTCGAGCGCCACACCCGGGGTGTGCTGCGCGGCGAGGTGCATGGGCGGGGTGCAGGTGTCTCTGTGGGCCCGGCGATCACACCGTTTGCCTGGTGGGCGTCCCGCTGGGGCTTGGCACCGCTGTGGGGGCTGGCTCTGGTGGTGGTGCTGGGTGCCTGGCTGGCCCGGGCGCGCAGTGCGCAGTCGTCCAAAAGGCGGTCGCCGCTGCCCTTTGGGATGGAGTGA
- a CDS encoding transporter associated domain-containing protein, whose amino-acid sequence MSDPYPGRLPEKEDKRTFLQKVAEFIHPGPDSAEELIETVAEAEDNQVIGAESRVMIERVIRMADMTAGDVMVAAPRMDMVDINEPPDVLLRSVIDTGHSRFPVFQGERENIIGILLAKDLLKLQRAPELSIRALLRPAVFVPESKGLNDLLREFRGNRNHLAIVIDEFGRVAGLVTIEDVLEQIVGEIEDEFDIAEDSGDIFGLADKTYRVSGDTPIERVSEAFSVHIQGSDPEETFDTIGGLIAHEMGRVPKRGEHLQLCGLHFVVLHTKGGAVRWFKVSRVESISEADR is encoded by the coding sequence GTGTCTGACCCCTACCCTGGGCGCTTGCCCGAAAAGGAAGACAAGCGCACGTTTCTGCAAAAAGTGGCCGAGTTCATCCACCCCGGCCCCGATTCCGCAGAAGAACTCATAGAAACCGTGGCGGAGGCCGAAGACAACCAGGTCATCGGTGCTGAGTCACGGGTCATGATCGAGCGTGTGATCCGCATGGCCGACATGACGGCTGGTGACGTGATGGTGGCAGCCCCCCGCATGGACATGGTGGACATCAACGAGCCGCCCGATGTGCTGCTGCGCTCGGTCATCGATACCGGGCACTCGCGTTTTCCGGTTTTTCAGGGGGAGCGCGAAAACATCATCGGCATCCTTCTGGCCAAAGACCTGCTCAAGCTGCAGCGCGCGCCAGAGCTGAGCATCCGTGCCCTGCTGCGTCCCGCAGTCTTTGTGCCCGAGAGCAAGGGCCTGAACGACCTGCTGCGCGAGTTCCGCGGCAACCGCAATCACCTCGCCATCGTCATCGATGAGTTTGGTCGTGTGGCCGGGCTGGTGACTATTGAGGACGTGCTGGAGCAGATCGTGGGGGAGATCGAGGACGAATTCGATATTGCCGAAGATTCCGGCGATATCTTTGGCCTGGCAGACAAGACCTACCGCGTCAGCGGTGACACACCCATTGAGCGCGTCTCTGAAGCCTTCAGTGTCCACATCCAGGGCAGCGATCCGGAAGAAACCTTCGACACCATTGGCGGGCTGATTGCCCACGAGATGGGGCGCGTGCCCAAGCGGGGCGAACATCTGCAGCTGTGTGGCCTGCACTTTGTGGTGCTGCACACCAAGGGCGGTGCGGTGCGCTGGTTCAAGGTGTCGCGCGTGGAAAGTATCAGCGAGGCTGATCGCTGA
- the glyQ gene encoding glycine--tRNA ligase subunit alpha, producing MLTFQQIILKLQSYWDAQGCALLQPYDMEVGAGTSHTATFLRAIGPEPWKAAYVQPSRRPKDGRYGENPNRLQHYYQYQVVLKPAPANILELYLGSLEALGFDLKKNDIRFVEDDWENPTLGAWGLGWEVWLNGMEVTQFTYFQQVGGIDCKPATGEITYGLERLAMYLQGVDNVYNLQWTDTLKYGDVYHQNEVEQSTYNFEHSDADFLFTAFNAHEKQAKYLMEQQLALPAYEQVLKAAHSFNLLDARGAISVTERAAYIGRIRNLARSVAQSYYDSRERLGFPMAPREWVEQMPKKAA from the coding sequence ATGTTGACATTCCAGCAAATCATTTTGAAGCTGCAGTCCTATTGGGACGCGCAGGGCTGCGCCCTCTTGCAACCGTATGACATGGAAGTGGGTGCAGGCACCTCGCACACCGCCACCTTCCTGCGCGCCATCGGCCCCGAGCCCTGGAAGGCTGCCTACGTGCAGCCTAGCCGCCGTCCCAAGGACGGCCGCTACGGCGAGAACCCCAACCGTCTGCAGCACTACTACCAGTACCAGGTGGTGCTCAAGCCCGCACCAGCCAACATCTTGGAGCTGTACTTGGGCTCGCTCGAAGCCCTGGGTTTTGACCTGAAGAAGAACGACATCCGCTTTGTGGAAGACGACTGGGAAAACCCCACGCTCGGTGCCTGGGGCCTGGGCTGGGAGGTCTGGCTCAACGGCATGGAAGTGACGCAGTTCACCTACTTCCAGCAAGTGGGCGGCATCGACTGCAAGCCAGCCACCGGCGAGATCACCTATGGCCTGGAGCGCCTGGCCATGTACCTGCAAGGCGTGGACAACGTCTACAACCTGCAGTGGACCGATACCCTGAAGTACGGCGACGTGTACCACCAGAACGAGGTGGAGCAGTCCACCTACAACTTCGAGCACAGCGACGCTGACTTCCTGTTCACCGCGTTCAACGCGCACGAAAAGCAGGCCAAGTACCTGATGGAGCAGCAGCTCGCGTTGCCCGCCTACGAGCAGGTGCTCAAGGCCGCGCACAGCTTCAACCTGCTGGACGCACGCGGTGCCATCAGCGTGACCGAACGCGCTGCCTACATCGGCCGCATCCGCAACCTGGCCCGTAGCGTGGCCCAAAGCTACTACGACAGCCGCGAACGCCTGGGCTTCCCCATGGCTCCGCGCGAGTGGGTAGAGCAAATGCCTAAAAAGGCTGCCTGA
- the gmhB gene encoding D-glycero-beta-D-manno-heptose 1,7-bisphosphate 7-phosphatase, producing MKLVILDRDGTLNTALEDYVTSAAEWVAVPGALEAVARLNHAGWHVVVATNQPGLGRGLLDVVALNAIHAKMHRLMAAAGGRIDAVFYCPHTAEEECTCRKPAPGLLEQICERYGVEAQDVVVVGNCLSHLQAGAALGAQLHVVCTGQAAGLTPGQPLPAGWPQGCTVHASLAQCVELLLPALPTSPQPAPTPNAVA from the coding sequence ATGAAGCTCGTCATCCTTGATCGCGACGGCACGCTGAACACGGCGCTGGAAGACTACGTCACCAGCGCAGCCGAATGGGTGGCCGTGCCGGGCGCGCTGGAAGCCGTGGCCCGCCTCAACCATGCGGGCTGGCATGTGGTGGTGGCCACCAACCAGCCGGGCCTCGGCCGGGGGTTGCTGGATGTGGTGGCGCTCAACGCCATCCACGCCAAGATGCACCGCCTGATGGCCGCCGCCGGGGGGCGCATCGACGCAGTGTTCTACTGCCCCCACACCGCTGAAGAGGAATGCACCTGCCGTAAGCCCGCTCCGGGCCTGCTGGAGCAGATTTGCGAGCGCTATGGCGTGGAAGCGCAGGATGTGGTGGTGGTGGGCAATTGCCTGTCGCACCTGCAGGCCGGTGCTGCGCTGGGGGCCCAGCTGCATGTGGTGTGCACCGGGCAGGCCGCGGGTTTAACGCCAGGCCAGCCGCTGCCTGCAGGCTGGCCGCAGGGTTGCACCGTGCATGCCAGCCTGGCGCAGTGCGTGGAGCTCCTGCTGCCTGCGCTGCCCACATCGCCGCAGCCCGCGCCCACACCGAACGCGGTGGCTTGA
- a CDS encoding type II asparaginase gives MNITSSSSSITRRWFAGVVLSALSAVAMAQAAKPHVVVLATGGTIAGAGASAANSATYAAAKVPVDKLLAGLPELASVAKVSGEQVFQIASESFTNDHLLKLGQRVSALAKQADVDGIVITHGTDTLEETAYFLNLVVRTDKPIVVVGSMRPGTALSADGALNLYDAVSVAASKDAAGKGVLVTMNDEIQSGRDVSKTINIKTEAFKSQWGPLGMVVEGKNYWFRAPVKRHTTQSEFNIDDIKALPAVDIVYGYGNMNTTGIEAYGKAGVKALIHAGTGNGSVAAQAVESLKTLRGQGVQIIRSARVPDGFVIRNAEQPDDKYDWVVAHDLRPQKARILAMVALTKTSDSKELQRIFWEY, from the coding sequence ATGAACATTACCTCTTCGTCATCCTCCATCACCCGCCGCTGGTTTGCGGGTGTGGTGCTCTCGGCTCTTTCTGCAGTGGCCATGGCCCAGGCGGCCAAGCCCCACGTTGTCGTTCTGGCCACGGGCGGCACCATCGCCGGTGCAGGCGCATCGGCCGCCAACAGCGCGACCTATGCCGCTGCCAAGGTGCCTGTGGACAAGCTGCTGGCAGGCTTGCCAGAGCTGGCCAGCGTGGCCAAGGTGTCGGGCGAACAGGTCTTCCAGATCGCCTCTGAAAGCTTCACCAATGACCACCTGCTCAAGCTCGGCCAGCGCGTCTCGGCCCTGGCCAAGCAGGCCGATGTGGATGGCATCGTCATCACCCACGGCACCGACACGCTGGAAGAGACAGCGTACTTCCTGAACCTGGTGGTGCGCACCGACAAGCCTATCGTGGTGGTGGGCTCCATGCGTCCCGGCACAGCCCTGTCGGCCGACGGCGCGCTGAACTTGTACGACGCTGTGAGCGTGGCTGCCAGCAAGGACGCCGCTGGCAAGGGCGTGCTCGTCACCATGAACGACGAAATCCAGAGCGGCCGCGATGTGAGCAAGACCATCAACATCAAGACCGAGGCCTTCAAGAGCCAATGGGGCCCCCTGGGCATGGTGGTGGAAGGCAAGAACTACTGGTTCCGCGCCCCTGTGAAGCGCCATACCACACAGTCTGAGTTCAACATCGACGACATCAAGGCACTGCCCGCTGTGGACATCGTGTACGGCTACGGCAACATGAACACCACCGGCATCGAAGCCTACGGCAAGGCTGGCGTGAAGGCGCTGATCCACGCTGGCACGGGCAACGGCTCGGTGGCGGCCCAGGCCGTGGAATCGCTCAAGACCCTGCGCGGCCAGGGCGTTCAGATCATCCGTTCGGCCCGCGTGCCTGACGGCTTTGTGATCCGCAACGCCGAGCAGCCTGACGACAAGTACGACTGGGTGGTGGCCCACGACCTGCGCCCCCAAAAGGCCCGCATCCTGGCCATGGTCGCTCTGACCAAGACCAGCGACAGCAAGGAACTGCAGCGCATTTTCTGGGAGTATTGA
- a CDS encoding antibiotic biosynthesis monooxygenase → MILEVATLQIKPGQTAAFEQAFAQAQRIIASMPGYEGHELQHCLEDDHQYVLLVRWATLQDHTEGFRGSPQYQEWRALLHHFYDPFPTVLHYRTVTPSLS, encoded by the coding sequence ATGATTCTGGAAGTGGCCACCCTGCAGATCAAGCCCGGCCAGACGGCCGCGTTTGAGCAGGCCTTTGCCCAGGCGCAGCGCATCATTGCGTCCATGCCTGGATACGAAGGGCACGAGCTGCAGCACTGCCTGGAAGACGACCACCAGTACGTGCTGCTGGTGCGTTGGGCCACCCTGCAAGACCACACCGAGGGCTTTCGTGGCTCTCCCCAATACCAGGAATGGCGCGCGCTGCTGCACCATTTCTACGACCCCTTTCCCACCGTGCTGCACTACCGCACGGTCACGCCGTCTTTGAGCTGA
- the fabB gene encoding beta-ketoacyl-ACP synthase I, which yields MTKKRVVITGAGIVSCIGNDLATVEASLRAGKSGIKAVEKFKELGLRSQVGGAPEIDIEARIDRKQLRFMGDAAAYAQIALEDAIQQAGLTPEQVSHPRTGLIMGSGGGSPANQIEAADTLREKGIRRVGPYQVTRCMSSTVSACLATNFKVKGINYSITSACSTSAHCIGAAAQQIAWGMQDVMFAGGGEELSWGMSLLFDGMGAMSSKYNETPEKASRAYDANRDGFVIAGGGGAVVLESLEHALARGANILAEVVGFGATSDGEDMVAPSGDGAIACMQQAMDGLDAPIDYINTHGTSTPVGDMQEVRAMRALFGDKVPPFSSTKSLTGHSLGATGVQEAIYCVIMLNKGFIAGSANVETPDPALGDMPLVTQTRDAQLTTVLSNSFGFGGTNASLVLSRWQG from the coding sequence ATGACCAAAAAGCGCGTAGTCATCACCGGTGCGGGCATCGTCTCGTGCATTGGTAACGACCTGGCCACAGTAGAAGCCTCGCTGCGTGCGGGCAAGAGCGGCATCAAGGCCGTAGAAAAGTTCAAGGAACTGGGCCTGCGCAGCCAGGTGGGCGGCGCGCCCGAGATCGACATCGAAGCGCGCATCGACCGCAAGCAGCTGCGCTTCATGGGCGACGCGGCAGCCTACGCGCAAATCGCGCTGGAAGACGCGATCCAGCAAGCGGGCCTCACCCCCGAGCAGGTCAGCCATCCACGTACCGGCCTCATCATGGGTTCGGGCGGCGGCTCACCTGCCAACCAGATCGAGGCAGCCGACACACTGCGCGAAAAGGGCATCCGCCGCGTGGGGCCGTACCAGGTCACGCGCTGCATGAGCTCTACGGTGTCTGCCTGCCTGGCCACCAACTTCAAAGTCAAGGGCATCAACTACTCCATCACCTCGGCCTGCTCCACATCGGCGCACTGCATTGGCGCGGCAGCCCAGCAAATTGCCTGGGGCATGCAGGACGTGATGTTTGCGGGTGGTGGCGAAGAGCTGTCCTGGGGCATGTCGCTGCTGTTTGACGGCATGGGTGCCATGTCCAGCAAGTACAACGAAACGCCCGAGAAAGCCTCGCGCGCCTACGACGCGAACCGCGATGGCTTCGTGATCGCCGGTGGCGGCGGTGCCGTGGTGCTCGAAAGTCTGGAGCATGCCCTGGCCCGTGGTGCCAACATCTTGGCCGAAGTGGTGGGCTTTGGTGCCACCAGCGACGGCGAAGACATGGTGGCCCCTTCGGGCGACGGTGCCATTGCCTGCATGCAGCAAGCCATGGACGGGCTCGATGCCCCCATCGACTACATCAACACCCATGGCACTTCCACCCCGGTGGGCGACATGCAGGAAGTGCGCGCCATGCGGGCCCTGTTTGGCGACAAGGTACCGCCGTTTTCGTCCACCAAGTCGCTCACCGGCCACTCGCTGGGTGCGACGGGTGTGCAAGAGGCGATCTATTGCGTGATCATGCTGAACAAGGGCTTTATCGCAGGTTCGGCCAATGTGGAAACGCCTGACCCAGCGCTGGGCGATATGCCCCTCGTTACGCAGACGCGCGATGCCCAGCTGACCACCGTGCTGTCCAACAGCTTCGGTTTTGGCGGCACCAACGCCAGCCTGGTGCTGAGCCGCTGGCAGGGCTGA